One genomic segment of Planctopirus limnophila DSM 3776 includes these proteins:
- a CDS encoding tyrosine-type recombinase/integrase, translating into MLLAEAIDQFLNHVLATRKPATERHYRERLQGLRKLHGTSSIDSLTTSSIEQHFAQANHWPDGRPKAPDTIRANIIAWEQLQAFLLQEQLIPQALTGAIAKPSGQLRERLPTKDEIARILAAAVPAFALIYRALRLSGCRPSELAKATFADWDQREGVISLADHKTATKSKRPRRIAVGDKLLEYLRLAIGDRTEGPLFLTSQGKPWTSARLSQEFRRTRERAGLSKDLVLYLTRHEHATQLCEKLDLNAAAEALGHASLNTTRRYLHLSAKKLKANQDLFEE; encoded by the coding sequence GTGCTGCTGGCAGAAGCGATCGATCAATTCCTGAACCATGTTCTCGCGACGCGCAAGCCCGCGACCGAACGTCATTATCGGGAACGACTGCAAGGCCTCCGGAAGCTGCACGGTACCAGCTCGATCGACTCACTGACGACATCCTCGATCGAGCAGCATTTCGCTCAGGCCAATCACTGGCCGGACGGCAGGCCCAAGGCTCCCGATACCATCCGGGCCAACATCATTGCCTGGGAGCAGCTGCAGGCGTTTCTCCTGCAGGAGCAACTCATTCCGCAGGCGTTGACGGGGGCGATCGCCAAGCCTTCTGGGCAGCTCAGGGAACGCCTTCCGACGAAGGATGAGATTGCCAGGATTCTGGCAGCCGCTGTCCCTGCCTTTGCTCTGATCTACCGGGCCTTGAGATTGTCCGGCTGCCGGCCAAGTGAGTTGGCCAAGGCGACCTTTGCCGACTGGGATCAACGTGAAGGAGTGATCAGCCTGGCTGACCACAAGACCGCAACGAAGTCGAAACGACCCAGACGCATCGCAGTGGGCGACAAGCTGCTGGAGTATCTGCGATTGGCGATCGGTGACCGCACCGAGGGGCCGCTCTTCCTGACCAGCCAGGGCAAGCCCTGGACTTCCGCCCGGCTTTCGCAAGAGTTCCGCAGAACACGCGAGCGGGCCGGTCTCTCGAAGGATCTTGTGCTGTATCTCACAAGACACGAACACGCCACCCAGTTGTGCGAGAAGCTCGATCTCAATGCGGCCGCCGAGGCCTTGGGTCATGCGTCGCTCAACACGACCCGACGTTATCTCCACCTCTCAGCCAAGAAGCTGAAGGCCAATCAGGATCTCTTTGAGGAATGA
- a CDS encoding DNA adenine methylase: MRNQIVCWFGSKAALAPEILPEFGPHKAYFEPFAGGMAMLLRKPPCLRETVNDLHQDLTNLARVLAHPIDGAALYRRLSRMLCNEQLHRESRELLEQPFEPGLERAVHYFYVSWMGRMGSIGASTCNSMAHGYKTSSNSCSRKLRAAVESINAWRKRLRDVTITNRDAFTLIDQLGDESGMLIYLDPPYIEKKGKYHFDLRPEDHGRLADAVKRFKKARVIVSYTDHPQLAQLYPPDRWTKRVLVHKSQTNKLAKRGIVKPPEVLLINGPSLSA; the protein is encoded by the coding sequence GTGAGAAATCAAATTGTTTGCTGGTTTGGTAGTAAGGCTGCGCTTGCTCCCGAGATCCTTCCCGAGTTCGGGCCGCACAAGGCCTACTTCGAACCTTTTGCCGGTGGCATGGCGATGCTGTTGAGAAAGCCGCCTTGTCTCCGTGAAACCGTCAACGATCTGCACCAGGATCTGACCAACCTTGCCAGAGTGCTGGCTCATCCGATTGATGGAGCTGCCCTGTACCGTCGATTGTCACGCATGCTTTGCAACGAGCAGCTCCACCGGGAATCTCGTGAGCTGCTCGAACAGCCCTTTGAGCCTGGTCTTGAGCGTGCGGTCCACTACTTTTACGTGTCATGGATGGGGAGAATGGGCTCGATCGGAGCCAGCACCTGCAACTCCATGGCTCATGGTTACAAGACCAGCTCAAACTCTTGTTCGAGGAAGCTGCGAGCGGCGGTCGAGTCAATCAACGCATGGCGGAAGAGGCTGCGTGATGTGACCATAACAAACCGGGATGCGTTCACCTTGATCGATCAGCTCGGTGACGAGAGCGGTATGTTGATCTATCTCGACCCGCCCTATATCGAGAAGAAGGGCAAGTATCATTTCGATCTGCGGCCGGAAGATCACGGACGCTTGGCAGATGCGGTCAAGCGGTTCAAGAAGGCCCGAGTGATTGTGAGCTATACCGACCATCCACAGCTCGCTCAGCTTTACCCGCCGGATCGATGGACAAAGCGAGTGCTGGTCCACAAATCGCAGACAAACAAGCTGGCCAAACGAGGGATTGTCAAGCCGCCTGAAGTGCTGCTTATCAACGGGCCATCCCTCTCCGCCTGA